The Pseudomonas fluorescens genome includes a window with the following:
- a CDS encoding L-lactate permease, whose amino-acid sequence MVWQQVYDPFGNAVLSTLLAAVPVVVMLASLAFFHVKAHLAALMALASALLIAIFAFGMPAGMAGSAALYGAANGLLPIGWIVLNIIFLHRLTTENGSFKVLQDSLARITDDRRLQLLLIAFCFGAFFEGAAGFGTPVAVTGAILIGLGFSPLAASGLALIANTAPVAFGALGTPIITLAKVTGLDEMELSMMVGRQLPFFSVLVPFWLIWAFAGWRKMLEVWPAILVAGVSFAIPQFLVSNYHGPMLVDVIAALISMACLTGFLKVWKPATVHTSAALSGRVDNSKIDASEDEKPVASAAFSSDTRSAVGRAWMPWIILTVFVFAWGTQGFKNLFDTRPAIDPQTQSARLDPQGKPMREANPIFSPLVTFGTIHQQIEKVPPVVPQPKTEEAVYKFNWFTATGSGIFLAAILGGLLMGYSIPQLLHHYLRTLWVVRYSLITIVAMLALGFLTRYSGLDATMGLAFAATGIFYPMFGTLLGWLGVALTGSDTASNVLFGGLQRVTSEQLGISPVLMAAANSSGGVMGKMVDAQSIVVASTATRWYGHEGEILRYVFFHSVVLAILVGGLVTLQAYVAPFTHMVVGGQ is encoded by the coding sequence ATGGTCTGGCAACAAGTCTACGATCCCTTCGGTAATGCGGTGCTGTCGACGCTCCTGGCGGCGGTTCCGGTGGTGGTGATGCTGGCGTCCCTGGCGTTCTTTCATGTCAAGGCGCACCTGGCGGCGTTGATGGCCTTGGCCTCGGCCTTGCTGATCGCCATCTTCGCCTTCGGCATGCCCGCCGGCATGGCCGGGTCAGCGGCACTTTACGGCGCGGCCAACGGGCTGTTGCCCATTGGCTGGATTGTCCTCAACATCATCTTCTTGCACCGCCTGACCACCGAAAACGGCTCGTTCAAGGTCCTGCAGGATTCCCTCGCCCGCATCACCGACGACCGACGCCTGCAATTGCTGCTGATCGCCTTTTGCTTCGGTGCGTTCTTCGAGGGCGCCGCGGGTTTCGGGACGCCGGTGGCGGTGACCGGGGCGATCCTGATCGGGCTGGGCTTCTCCCCCTTGGCCGCCTCGGGCCTGGCGCTGATCGCCAACACCGCGCCCGTGGCCTTCGGCGCCCTGGGCACGCCGATCATCACCCTGGCCAAAGTCACCGGGCTGGATGAAATGGAGCTGTCGATGATGGTCGGTCGGCAGTTGCCATTTTTCTCGGTGCTGGTGCCGTTCTGGTTGATCTGGGCGTTTGCCGGGTGGCGCAAGATGCTGGAGGTCTGGCCGGCGATCCTGGTGGCCGGTGTCAGCTTCGCCATCCCGCAGTTCCTGGTGTCGAACTACCACGGGCCGATGCTGGTGGATGTGATTGCCGCGCTGATTTCCATGGCCTGCCTCACCGGTTTCCTCAAGGTCTGGAAACCGGCCACGGTGCACACCTCCGCCGCGCTGTCCGGGCGGGTCGACAACTCGAAGATCGACGCCAGCGAGGATGAAAAACCCGTCGCCAGCGCGGCATTTTCCAGCGACACTCGCTCCGCCGTGGGACGGGCCTGGATGCCCTGGATCATCCTCACAGTGTTCGTGTTCGCCTGGGGCACCCAAGGCTTCAAGAACCTGTTCGACACCCGTCCGGCCATCGACCCCCAGACCCAATCGGCCCGACTGGATCCCCAAGGCAAGCCGATGCGCGAGGCCAATCCGATCTTCTCGCCCCTGGTGACCTTCGGCACCATCCACCAGCAGATCGAAAAAGTCCCGCCCGTGGTGCCCCAGCCTAAAACCGAGGAAGCGGTCTACAAGTTCAACTGGTTCACTGCCACGGGCAGCGGCATCTTCCTGGCGGCGATTCTCGGTGGCTTGCTGATGGGCTATTCCATCCCGCAACTGCTGCACCACTACCTGCGAACGCTCTGGGTGGTGCGCTACTCGCTGATTACCATCGTAGCAATGTTGGCCCTGGGGTTTCTCACGCGCTACTCAGGCCTGGACGCGACCATGGGCCTGGCCTTCGCCGCCACGGGCATTTTCTACCCCATGTTCGGCACCTTGCTGGGCTGGCTCGGCGTGGCGCTGACCGGTTCGGACACCGCCTCCAACGTGTTGTTTGGCGGCTTGCAACGAGTCACGTCCGAGCAACTGGGCATCAGCCCGGTGTTGATGGCCGCAGCCAACAGTTCCGGCGGGGTCATGGGCAAGATGGTCGACGCGCAGTCGATCGTGGTCGCCTCCACCGCGACCCGTTGGTACGGTCACGAAGGCGAAATCCTGCGCTACGTGTTTTTCCACTCGGTGGTGCTGGCGATTCTGGTGGGCGGGCTGGTGACGTTGCAGGCGTATGTGGCGCCGTTCACGCATATGGTGGTGGGAGGACAGTGA
- a CDS encoding thioesterase family protein encodes MNLWFRLLLMLFRRPWRKPAAPLGTTVVRMRVWPLDLDLNRHVTNGRYFTLADVGRMDYVLRSGAYKVALRNRAVPIVGDVWGKFRRELKLFEAFEVHTRLLGWDEKWTFMEHRFISQGRVVGVVIMRGLFRSAKGTIAPAEFIRELGLAEQSPAVPDWLVAWSQSCDGLSLELRQEEGEPPR; translated from the coding sequence ATGAATCTCTGGTTTCGACTGTTGCTGATGCTGTTCCGCCGCCCGTGGCGCAAGCCGGCGGCGCCCCTGGGCACCACGGTGGTGCGCATGCGGGTATGGCCGCTGGACCTGGACCTCAATCGCCACGTCACCAACGGACGCTACTTCACGTTGGCCGATGTGGGACGCATGGATTACGTGCTGCGCAGCGGCGCCTACAAAGTGGCGTTGCGCAACCGGGCGGTGCCGATCGTGGGGGATGTCTGGGGCAAGTTCAGGCGGGAATTGAAACTGTTCGAGGCGTTCGAGGTGCACACCCGCCTGCTCGGTTGGGACGAAAAATGGACGTTCATGGAGCACCGTTTCATCAGCCAGGGACGTGTGGTCGGGGTGGTGATCATGCGCGGCCTGTTCCGCTCGGCCAAAGGCACGATTGCACCGGCTGAGTTCATCCGCGAGTTGGGCCTGGCCGAACAATCGCCCGCCGTGCCCGACTGGCTGGTCGCCTGGTCGCAAAGCTGCGACGGCTTGAGCCTCGAGCTTCGCCAGGAGGAAGGTGAGCCCCCACGCTAG
- a CDS encoding RidA family protein has product MSNPDITFIQDPDADSISSDVAGFGGLLVSTQIPTHADGSLELGDITLQSECTLQALKTALEGAGSSMDRVLHLTIYLTDMADRAAFNEVYKRFFAKPWPVRAAVGVAALAVEGMKVEVTAMAAKG; this is encoded by the coding sequence ATGAGCAACCCAGACATCACGTTTATTCAAGATCCGGATGCGGACTCCATTTCCTCCGACGTCGCCGGTTTCGGCGGCCTGCTGGTTTCCACGCAAATCCCCACCCACGCCGACGGCAGCCTGGAACTGGGCGACATCACCCTGCAGAGCGAATGCACGCTGCAAGCCCTCAAGACTGCCCTGGAAGGCGCCGGCAGCTCCATGGACCGGGTCCTGCACCTGACCATCTACCTGACCGACATGGCCGACCGCGCCGCGTTCAACGAGGTCTACAAACGCTTCTTCGCCAAGCCTTGGCCGGTTCGTGCGGCGGTGGGTGTGGCAGCGCTGGCGGTTGAAGGCATGAAAGTGGAAGTGACGGCGATGGCGGCGAAGGGCTGA
- a CDS encoding NmrA family NAD(P)-binding protein has product MYVIMGATGHVGSATGRALLAPGHAVIIMTRNATHATEWRARGAQIVEADAENVESLRAAFRLGRRAFILNPPAAPSTDTDAVERRTVANILAALDGSGLEKIVVQSTAGAQPGRRIGDLSVLWELEEGLRNQSIPAAINRGAYYMSNWDSLLNTVRETGKLPTLFPADLAFPMVAPRDLGEVAAARLLSSVDDIGVRNVQGPGLYSPNDVAQAFSQALGRPVEVHVIPRDRWESTFQSLGFSPAAAHSYARMSAVSLDSGFDVGDDALHGTMTLEAYIQALVQNNGLGAHG; this is encoded by the coding sequence ATGTACGTGATCATGGGCGCCACAGGTCACGTTGGCTCGGCCACAGGCCGCGCCTTGCTGGCGCCAGGGCATGCCGTGATCATCATGACCCGCAACGCCACCCACGCCACTGAATGGCGGGCCAGGGGCGCTCAAATCGTCGAAGCGGACGCCGAAAACGTCGAGTCGTTGCGCGCAGCGTTTCGGCTCGGGCGCAGGGCGTTCATTCTCAACCCGCCAGCGGCTCCCAGTACCGATACCGATGCGGTGGAACGGCGCACGGTCGCCAACATCCTGGCCGCCCTCGACGGATCGGGTCTTGAGAAAATCGTCGTGCAATCCACCGCCGGCGCCCAGCCTGGCAGGCGTATCGGCGATCTCAGCGTCTTGTGGGAATTGGAAGAAGGGCTGCGTAACCAGTCGATCCCGGCGGCGATCAATCGCGGCGCTTATTACATGAGCAACTGGGACAGCCTGCTCAATACCGTCCGCGAGACCGGCAAGCTGCCGACGCTGTTTCCAGCCGACCTGGCCTTCCCCATGGTTGCGCCTCGGGACCTGGGCGAAGTGGCGGCCGCGCGATTGCTATCGTCGGTGGATGACATTGGCGTGCGTAACGTGCAGGGGCCTGGCCTGTACTCGCCCAACGATGTGGCGCAGGCTTTTTCCCAGGCGCTCGGCCGGCCGGTCGAGGTACACGTGATACCCAGGGACCGATGGGAAAGCACCTTCCAGAGCCTCGGCTTCAGCCCCGCTGCGGCGCACTCCTATGCGCGCATGAGCGCCGTCAGCCTAGACAGCGGCTTCGACGTGGGCGACGACGCCTTGCACGGCACCATGACGCTTGAGGCCTACATCCAGGCACTGGTGCAAAACAACGGGCTGGGAGCGCACGGATAA